One Oncorhynchus clarkii lewisi isolate Uvic-CL-2024 chromosome 28, UVic_Ocla_1.0, whole genome shotgun sequence genomic region harbors:
- the LOC139386911 gene encoding AP-1 complex subunit sigma-3-like has translation MRFLLLFSRQGKLRLQKWFTPIPEREKKKITRDMTTMVLARKPRSCNFLHWKDLKIVYKRYASLYFCCGLDAEENELLALEMLHRYVELLDKYFGNVCELDIIFNFEKAYFILDEFLLGGEVQETSKLVVARSVEASDMLQETMEEYMSKPAF, from the exons ATGCGTTTCCTGCTCCTCTTCAGTCGCCAGGGCAAGCTCCGTCTCCAGAAGTGGTTCACGCCCATCCCCGAGCGAGAGAAGAAGAAGATCACCAGGGACATGACCACCATGGTGTTGGCACGGAAACCACGCTCCTGCAACTTCCTGCACTGGAAAGACCTAAAGATCGTCTACAAGAg GTATGCCAGTCTGTATTTCTGCTGTGGTCTGGATGCTGAGGAGAATGAACTTCTGGCCTTGGAGATGCTGCATCGCTATGTGGAGCTGTTGGACAAGTACTTTGGCAAC GTGTGTGAGCTGGACATTATCTTTAACTTTGAAAAGGCCTACTTCATCCTGGATGAGTTTCTATTAGGGGGAGAGGTACAGGAGACTTCCAAACTAGTGGTGGCCCGCTCCGTCGAGGCCTCGGACATGCTACAGGAG